In a genomic window of Chaetodon auriga isolate fChaAug3 chromosome 1, fChaAug3.hap1, whole genome shotgun sequence:
- the znf710b gene encoding uncharacterized protein znf710b isoform X1, which yields MRSLKHLKPHSRRSVEEASRRLGRCEPKVMARLVDIGTQTDPVVVLSLAQAAVLGLISQNEVFGATIAPNGFYTGEPKESPAPPVDGVDYEYADQLIGANGDYLGDNLGEDGQMQPSCSQRRWQQGPPQHPDGKMVVPDRHSLQGGDVSSSHVKGEGVNSGLSSCVHMLNNMAPRGGLVQVDPATLRGTNKNCAECEREASNQQQANTHVHPPPPQVGHRGGEQGHRGLQGQRPMGGHGRGGREDEEEVEHQGNNMMKPTQQEEAISSYFQTSEVGSYDSTEMGMGGEYEDGSQSMMWTDGSGGGQHQQPPHPQPPRRHGGRRVDRLDINIQIDESYCVDVGDGLKRWKCRMCDKSYTSKYNLVTHILGHNGIKPHACPHCGKLFKQPSHLQTHLLTHQGTRPHKCTVCKKGFTQTSHLKRHMLQHTDVKPYSCRFCRRGFAYPSELRAHEVKHERGRCHVCSQCGMEFPTYAHLKRHQTSHQGPHTFQCTECNKSFAYRSQLQNHLLKHQSPRPYTCSQCGLEFVQLHHLRQHSLTHKGMKGHKCDVCSREFTLSANLKRHMLIHNSVRPFQCHVCFKSFIQKQTLKTHMIVHLPVKPFKCKVCGKSFNRMYNLLGHMHLHAGSKPFKCPYCTSKFNLKGNLSRHMKVKHGMDVSPEGQEVLPEMESQGEYEGQNFSFTSPDNMDNGGSQNLTKLTTANMEDMEEYYNFGKDTSSYTTP from the exons ATGAGATCCTTAAAGCACCTGAAGCCTCACAGCAGGAGGAGCGTG GAGGAGGCGAGCCGGCGCCTGGGTAGATGTGAGCCCAAGGTAATGGCCAGGCTGGTGGACATAGGCACACAGACAGATCCAGTAGTTGTGCTGTCCTTGGCCCAGGCCGCCGTGCTAGGTCTCATCTCCCAGAATGAAGTGTTCGGAGCTACCATTGCACCTAACGGCTTCTACACCGGCGAACCCAAAGAGTCCCCTGCACCACCAGTAGACGGAGTCGACTACGAGTACGCAGACCAGCTTATCGGAGCCAACGGAGATTACTTAGGAGACAACTTGGGAGAAGACGGTCAGATGCAACccagctgcagtcagaggagGTGGCAGCAGGGGCCCCCTCAACATCCGGACGGGAAAATGGTCGTTCCCGATCGTCACAGCCTTCAAGGTGGTGACGTGTCCTCGTCCCACGTGAAAGGGGAAGGGGTGAACTCTGGATTGTCCTCCTGTGTCCACATGCTGAACAATATGGCTCCCAGAGGTGGTTTGGTACAAGTGGATCCAGCCACCCTCAGAGGTACCAACAAGAACTGTGCAGAGTGTGAGCGGGAGGCATCCAACCAGCAGCAAGCCAACACACATGTTCACCCTCCTCCCCCGCAGGTgggccacagaggaggagagcaaggCCACAGAGGACTGCAGGGCCAGCGCCCTATGGGGGGCCATGGGCGAGGCGGCAGAGAGGACGAAGAAGAGGTAGAGCACCAGGGGAACAACATGATGAAGCCCACGCAGCAGGAGGAAGCCATCAGCAGCTACTTCCAGACAAGTGAAGTAGGCAGCTATGATTCAACGGAAATGGGCATGGGGGGCGAGTACGAAGATGGCAGCCAGAGCATGATGTGGACAGATGGGAGTGGAGGAGGGCAGCACCAGCAGCCTCCACACCCCCAGCCTCCTCGTCGGCATGGCGGCCGCAGAGTGGACCGGCTAGATATCAACATCCAGATTGATGAGTCTTACTGCGTAGATGTGGGAGATGGTCTGAAGCGCTGGAAGTGCCGCATGTGTGATAAATCTTACACCTCCAAGTACAACCTGGTCACACATATCCTGGGCCACAATGGCATCAAACCACATGCCTGTCCGCATTGTGGGAAGCTCTTCAAGCAGCCCAGTCATCTACAAACCCACCTGCTGACCCACCAAGGTACGCGGCCCCACAAGTGCACCGTCTGCAAGAAGGGCTTCACCCAGACCAGCCACCTGAAGCGACACATGCTCCAACACACTGACGTCAAACCCTACAGCTGCCGCTTCTGCCGCCGCGGCTTTGCCTATCCCAGCGAGCTGCGAGCGCACGAGGTGAAGCACGAACGTGGACGCTGCCACGTCTGCTCACAGTGCGGCATGGAGTTCCCCACCTACGCCCACCTCAAACGCCACCAGACCAGCCACCAGGGCCCCCACACCTTCCAATGCACCGAGTGCAACAAGTCGTTTGCCTACCGTAGCCAGCTCcagaaccacctcctgaagCACCAGAGCCCGAGGCCTTACACCTGCTCCCAGTGCGGCCTGGAATTTGTGCAGCTCCACCACCTACGCCAGCATTCGCTCACACATAAG GGGATGAAAGGCCACAAATGTGACGTGTGTTCTCGGGAGTTCACCCTGTCGGCCAACCTGAAGAGGCACATGCTCATCCACAACAGTGTCAGACCTTTCCAGTGTCACGTCTGCTTCAAGAGCTTCATCCAGAAACAGACGCTCAAGACCCACATGATCGTCCACCTGCCTGTGAAGCCATTCAAATGCAAG GTATGTGGCAAGTCTTTCAACAGAATGTACAACCTGCTGGGCCACATGCATCTCCATGCTGGCAGCAAGCCCTTCAAGTGTCCTTACTGCACCAGTAAGTTCAACCTGAAGGGAAACCTCAGCAGGCACATGAAGGTCAAGCACGGCATGGACGTCTCACCAGAAGGACAAG AAGTTCTTCCAGAAATGGAAAGCCAGGGTGAGTATGAAGGACAGAACTTCAGCTTTACATCACCAGACAATATGGACAATGGTGGCTCCCAAAACCTCACGAAACTCACTACAGCAAACatggaggacatggaggagtATTACAATTTCGGGAAGGATACAAGCAGCTACACTACACCTTGA
- the znf710b gene encoding uncharacterized protein znf710b isoform X2, with translation MARLVDIGTQTDPVVVLSLAQAAVLGLISQNEVFGATIAPNGFYTGEPKESPAPPVDGVDYEYADQLIGANGDYLGDNLGEDGQMQPSCSQRRWQQGPPQHPDGKMVVPDRHSLQGGDVSSSHVKGEGVNSGLSSCVHMLNNMAPRGGLVQVDPATLRGTNKNCAECEREASNQQQANTHVHPPPPQVGHRGGEQGHRGLQGQRPMGGHGRGGREDEEEVEHQGNNMMKPTQQEEAISSYFQTSEVGSYDSTEMGMGGEYEDGSQSMMWTDGSGGGQHQQPPHPQPPRRHGGRRVDRLDINIQIDESYCVDVGDGLKRWKCRMCDKSYTSKYNLVTHILGHNGIKPHACPHCGKLFKQPSHLQTHLLTHQGTRPHKCTVCKKGFTQTSHLKRHMLQHTDVKPYSCRFCRRGFAYPSELRAHEVKHERGRCHVCSQCGMEFPTYAHLKRHQTSHQGPHTFQCTECNKSFAYRSQLQNHLLKHQSPRPYTCSQCGLEFVQLHHLRQHSLTHKGMKGHKCDVCSREFTLSANLKRHMLIHNSVRPFQCHVCFKSFIQKQTLKTHMIVHLPVKPFKCKVCGKSFNRMYNLLGHMHLHAGSKPFKCPYCTSKFNLKGNLSRHMKVKHGMDVSPEGQEVLPEMESQGEYEGQNFSFTSPDNMDNGGSQNLTKLTTANMEDMEEYYNFGKDTSSYTTP, from the exons ATGGCCAGGCTGGTGGACATAGGCACACAGACAGATCCAGTAGTTGTGCTGTCCTTGGCCCAGGCCGCCGTGCTAGGTCTCATCTCCCAGAATGAAGTGTTCGGAGCTACCATTGCACCTAACGGCTTCTACACCGGCGAACCCAAAGAGTCCCCTGCACCACCAGTAGACGGAGTCGACTACGAGTACGCAGACCAGCTTATCGGAGCCAACGGAGATTACTTAGGAGACAACTTGGGAGAAGACGGTCAGATGCAACccagctgcagtcagaggagGTGGCAGCAGGGGCCCCCTCAACATCCGGACGGGAAAATGGTCGTTCCCGATCGTCACAGCCTTCAAGGTGGTGACGTGTCCTCGTCCCACGTGAAAGGGGAAGGGGTGAACTCTGGATTGTCCTCCTGTGTCCACATGCTGAACAATATGGCTCCCAGAGGTGGTTTGGTACAAGTGGATCCAGCCACCCTCAGAGGTACCAACAAGAACTGTGCAGAGTGTGAGCGGGAGGCATCCAACCAGCAGCAAGCCAACACACATGTTCACCCTCCTCCCCCGCAGGTgggccacagaggaggagagcaaggCCACAGAGGACTGCAGGGCCAGCGCCCTATGGGGGGCCATGGGCGAGGCGGCAGAGAGGACGAAGAAGAGGTAGAGCACCAGGGGAACAACATGATGAAGCCCACGCAGCAGGAGGAAGCCATCAGCAGCTACTTCCAGACAAGTGAAGTAGGCAGCTATGATTCAACGGAAATGGGCATGGGGGGCGAGTACGAAGATGGCAGCCAGAGCATGATGTGGACAGATGGGAGTGGAGGAGGGCAGCACCAGCAGCCTCCACACCCCCAGCCTCCTCGTCGGCATGGCGGCCGCAGAGTGGACCGGCTAGATATCAACATCCAGATTGATGAGTCTTACTGCGTAGATGTGGGAGATGGTCTGAAGCGCTGGAAGTGCCGCATGTGTGATAAATCTTACACCTCCAAGTACAACCTGGTCACACATATCCTGGGCCACAATGGCATCAAACCACATGCCTGTCCGCATTGTGGGAAGCTCTTCAAGCAGCCCAGTCATCTACAAACCCACCTGCTGACCCACCAAGGTACGCGGCCCCACAAGTGCACCGTCTGCAAGAAGGGCTTCACCCAGACCAGCCACCTGAAGCGACACATGCTCCAACACACTGACGTCAAACCCTACAGCTGCCGCTTCTGCCGCCGCGGCTTTGCCTATCCCAGCGAGCTGCGAGCGCACGAGGTGAAGCACGAACGTGGACGCTGCCACGTCTGCTCACAGTGCGGCATGGAGTTCCCCACCTACGCCCACCTCAAACGCCACCAGACCAGCCACCAGGGCCCCCACACCTTCCAATGCACCGAGTGCAACAAGTCGTTTGCCTACCGTAGCCAGCTCcagaaccacctcctgaagCACCAGAGCCCGAGGCCTTACACCTGCTCCCAGTGCGGCCTGGAATTTGTGCAGCTCCACCACCTACGCCAGCATTCGCTCACACATAAG GGGATGAAAGGCCACAAATGTGACGTGTGTTCTCGGGAGTTCACCCTGTCGGCCAACCTGAAGAGGCACATGCTCATCCACAACAGTGTCAGACCTTTCCAGTGTCACGTCTGCTTCAAGAGCTTCATCCAGAAACAGACGCTCAAGACCCACATGATCGTCCACCTGCCTGTGAAGCCATTCAAATGCAAG GTATGTGGCAAGTCTTTCAACAGAATGTACAACCTGCTGGGCCACATGCATCTCCATGCTGGCAGCAAGCCCTTCAAGTGTCCTTACTGCACCAGTAAGTTCAACCTGAAGGGAAACCTCAGCAGGCACATGAAGGTCAAGCACGGCATGGACGTCTCACCAGAAGGACAAG AAGTTCTTCCAGAAATGGAAAGCCAGGGTGAGTATGAAGGACAGAACTTCAGCTTTACATCACCAGACAATATGGACAATGGTGGCTCCCAAAACCTCACGAAACTCACTACAGCAAACatggaggacatggaggagtATTACAATTTCGGGAAGGATACAAGCAGCTACACTACACCTTGA